A single region of the Methylocystis echinoides genome encodes:
- a CDS encoding Spy/CpxP family protein refolding chaperone, producing MTTQNKFLRGGFLTASAAALLIAASLGAARAEDHAGMDHSKMDHSAHGAAPSGQVQWADPGKGSSAPAAEAPKADEHAGHHGGGAAGGGGGMGGMMGAGGMGGGGMGGMGGMMGGMSHGGSGGGSHGGGMGGMMQHMMCGFTEHLDGRLAYLKAELKLTAEQGSAWDNFADAWRAVAQKASAKCAAMDDRPDNSKPPVLQKLQKMETHMSDHLEIVRAQKAAIEPLFTALSEEQRKIASETLTGIMKVGMSMGGGGMMGGGMMGGMSHGGSGGGMGGMQH from the coding sequence ATGACGACGCAGAACAAATTCTTGCGCGGCGGATTTCTGACGGCCAGCGCGGCCGCTCTGCTTATTGCGGCAAGCCTCGGCGCGGCGCGCGCGGAAGACCATGCGGGCATGGACCACAGCAAGATGGACCATTCCGCCCACGGCGCGGCGCCGTCGGGACAGGTTCAATGGGCCGATCCCGGCAAGGGCTCATCCGCGCCAGCGGCCGAGGCGCCGAAGGCCGATGAACACGCGGGCCACCACGGCGGCGGCGCGGCCGGCGGCGGCGGCGGAATGGGCGGCATGATGGGCGCCGGCGGCATGGGTGGCGGCGGCATGGGTGGAATGGGCGGCATGATGGGCGGCATGAGCCATGGCGGCTCGGGCGGCGGCTCTCATGGCGGCGGCATGGGCGGGATGATGCAGCACATGATGTGCGGCTTCACCGAACATCTCGACGGGCGTCTCGCCTATCTGAAGGCCGAGCTGAAACTCACCGCCGAGCAGGGTTCGGCGTGGGACAATTTCGCCGACGCCTGGCGCGCGGTGGCCCAGAAGGCCAGCGCCAAATGCGCGGCGATGGACGACCGCCCTGACAATTCCAAGCCGCCGGTTCTGCAAAAGCTGCAGAAGATGGAAACGCACATGTCGGATCATCTCGAGATCGTGCGCGCGCAGAAGGCGGCGATCGAACCCCTGTTCACGGCGCTTTCCGAAGAGCAGAGGAAGATCGCCAGCGAAACGCTGACCGGCATCATGAAGGTCGGCATGTCCATGGGCGGCGGCGGCATGATGGGCGGCGGCATGATGGGCGGCATGAGCCACGGCGGCTCCGGCGGCGGCATGGGCGGCATGCAGCACTGA
- the mce gene encoding methylmalonyl-CoA epimerase, producing the protein MIGRLNHVAVAVESVEKASAVYRDALGAKVSAAESLPEHGVTVVFVELPNTKIELLEPYGENSPIAGFVAKNAAGGIHHVCYEVDDIISARDQLKATGARVLGDGEPRIGAHGKPVLFLHPKDFCGTLIELEQA; encoded by the coding sequence ATGATCGGTCGTCTCAATCACGTCGCCGTCGCCGTCGAGAGCGTGGAAAAGGCCTCGGCGGTTTATCGCGACGCACTGGGCGCAAAGGTGTCGGCGGCGGAGAGCCTGCCCGAGCATGGCGTGACCGTTGTTTTCGTCGAACTGCCGAACACCAAGATCGAGCTTCTCGAGCCCTATGGCGAGAACTCTCCGATCGCCGGCTTCGTGGCGAAGAACGCCGCCGGCGGCATCCACCACGTGTGCTATGAGGTCGACGACATCATCAGCGCGCGCGATCAGCTGAAGGCGACCGGCGCCCGCGTTCTCGGCGATGGCGAGCCCAGGATCGGCGCGCATGGCAAGCCGGTGCTCTTCCTGCATCCCAAGGATTTCTGCGGGACGCTGATCGAACTCGAACAGGCCTGA
- a CDS encoding TonB family protein, protein MNETVRQKPRGAAFAAVAMERLFDPRIRGAVASRPRFLAFLALGLLLHLTILAFLLWEDKRMTPPPAEEIAVEVITEPPPPEPPPQPEEKKEEPPPPEPEKQQQEKQKPPPPPPPPPEKLEEPATDAPKLESKAKSEQDAPEEQKEAKTPRKDQPTEKVVPKDEKPEGLKDAEDDADGDKKAKPAPLKEVEDKPDAEVIEQAEKTPKPDKPTPDAAKPAKKGEGKSIAEQVAALAPLPDFKLAAPPKTSPVGGGQAKTTYLTILYGLIMPHMRIPPRVREIQMSSKGVVAFYIDEMGNLTHQAVYKTSGLPDLDAAALAAVRAAAPFPPPPRGLPRAMLFSYATK, encoded by the coding sequence ATGAACGAAACGGTCAGACAGAAGCCGCGGGGCGCAGCCTTCGCCGCTGTCGCGATGGAGCGGCTGTTCGATCCGCGCATTCGCGGGGCGGTGGCGTCGCGCCCGCGATTCCTTGCGTTTCTGGCGCTGGGCCTGCTGCTGCATCTGACCATCCTCGCCTTCCTCCTGTGGGAGGACAAGCGCATGACGCCGCCGCCAGCGGAGGAAATCGCGGTGGAGGTGATCACCGAGCCGCCGCCGCCGGAGCCGCCGCCGCAGCCCGAGGAGAAGAAGGAAGAGCCGCCGCCGCCCGAGCCCGAGAAGCAGCAGCAGGAAAAGCAAAAGCCCCCGCCCCCGCCTCCACCGCCGCCGGAGAAGCTGGAGGAGCCGGCGACGGACGCGCCGAAGCTCGAAAGCAAGGCCAAGAGCGAACAGGACGCGCCCGAGGAGCAGAAAGAGGCCAAGACGCCGCGCAAGGACCAGCCGACGGAGAAGGTTGTCCCCAAGGACGAGAAGCCGGAAGGGCTGAAGGATGCCGAGGACGACGCCGACGGCGACAAGAAGGCCAAGCCGGCGCCGCTCAAGGAGGTCGAGGACAAGCCCGACGCGGAGGTGATCGAGCAGGCCGAGAAGACGCCCAAGCCTGACAAGCCGACCCCGGACGCCGCCAAGCCGGCCAAGAAGGGAGAGGGCAAGAGCATCGCGGAACAGGTCGCGGCGCTTGCGCCCTTGCCGGATTTCAAGCTGGCGGCGCCGCCGAAGACTTCGCCGGTGGGCGGCGGTCAGGCCAAGACGACCTATCTCACGATCCTTTACGGCCTGATCATGCCGCACATGCGGATTCCGCCGCGCGTGCGCGAGATCCAGATGTCGAGCAAGGGCGTCGTCGCCTTCTATATCGACGAAATGGGTAATCTGACCCATCAGGCGGTCTACAAGACGAGCGGCCTGCCGGACCTCGACGCCGCCGCGCTGGCCGCCGTGCGCGCCGCCGCGCCCTTCCCCCCGCCGCCCCGCGGCCTGCCGCGGGCGATGCTGTTCAGTTACGCGACGAAGTAA
- the lgt gene encoding prolipoprotein diacylglyceryl transferase has translation MPFFVLPFPVIDPVAVHLGPFPIRWYALAYIGGFICAWIGMRRLVGADALWAPGQPRPSREAVDDLIVYTAFGVIIGGRLGHVLFYDPTFYLAHPLEILQTWKGGMAFHGGLIGVLVGMGLFARKYATPFLTVSDICATVTPIGLFFGRLANFIRPEMWGRETDVPWAMVFPTAGDAPRHPSQLYEAGLEGIALFALLLLAARAGGLKRPGLATGIFGVGYGLARIFCEFFREPDPVQEALPHGLTMGMALSAPLILIGGALLVFSLRRRSATA, from the coding sequence ATGCCCTTCTTTGTGCTGCCTTTCCCTGTCATCGATCCCGTCGCGGTCCATCTCGGTCCGTTCCCGATCCGCTGGTACGCGCTCGCCTATATCGGGGGATTCATCTGCGCCTGGATCGGCATGCGCCGGCTTGTCGGCGCTGACGCGCTATGGGCTCCCGGACAGCCGCGGCCGAGCCGCGAGGCGGTCGACGATCTCATCGTCTATACGGCGTTCGGCGTCATCATCGGCGGGCGCCTCGGTCATGTGCTCTTCTACGACCCCACCTTCTACCTCGCCCATCCGCTCGAGATCCTTCAGACATGGAAGGGCGGCATGGCCTTTCACGGGGGGCTTATCGGCGTGCTTGTCGGCATGGGGCTGTTTGCGCGCAAATATGCGACGCCCTTCCTCACCGTCTCCGACATTTGCGCGACCGTGACGCCGATCGGCCTGTTCTTCGGCCGGCTGGCGAATTTCATCCGGCCGGAAATGTGGGGCCGCGAGACAGATGTTCCCTGGGCGATGGTTTTTCCCACCGCCGGGGATGCGCCGCGTCATCCGAGCCAACTCTATGAAGCGGGGCTGGAGGGAATTGCGCTGTTCGCGCTGCTCCTTCTCGCCGCCCGCGCCGGCGGACTGAAGCGGCCCGGCCTCGCGACGGGGATCTTCGGCGTCGGCTACGGGCTGGCGCGCATCTTCTGCGAATTCTTCCGGGAGCCCGACCCGGTGCAGGAGGCCCTGCCCCACGGGCTGACCATGGGCATGGCGCTCTCGGCGCCGCTCATCCTTATCGGCGGGGCCCTCCTCGTCTTTTCCCTGCGCCGCAGGAGCGCGACCGCATGA
- a CDS encoding CAP domain-containing protein, whose product MDHIVSGTPSNGGYPPQPERLVGRSAGTWLCAALALAIGGCARFEPDARISHPGADVLDQNAARAAISTYRRTRGLPTLVLDPALQTAAQDQADAMARAQRLDHDVAGSLAERTAANGYEASYAVENVSVGHATFATAFSAWRRSDAHDRNLLEPHVTRMGIAATSTSNGKIWWALIMSN is encoded by the coding sequence ATGGACCATATCGTCTCCGGGACGCCGTCGAACGGCGGATACCCTCCCCAGCCAGAACGCCTTGTCGGCCGCAGCGCCGGGACCTGGCTATGCGCTGCTCTGGCGCTGGCGATCGGCGGGTGCGCTCGCTTCGAGCCTGACGCGCGTATTTCCCACCCGGGCGCGGATGTCCTCGACCAGAACGCCGCGAGAGCAGCGATCTCCACCTACCGTCGAACCAGGGGACTCCCGACGCTCGTCCTCGATCCGGCGCTTCAGACGGCGGCGCAGGACCAGGCTGATGCCATGGCCCGGGCGCAGCGCCTCGACCACGACGTCGCGGGCTCGTTGGCGGAAAGGACCGCCGCCAACGGCTATGAAGCTTCCTATGCGGTCGAGAACGTTTCGGTCGGACACGCAACATTCGCCACGGCTTTTTCAGCCTGGCGGCGCTCCGACGCCCATGATCGAAATCTGCTGGAACCGCATGTGACCCGGATGGGCATTGCGGCGACCTCGACGTCCAATGGAAAAATCTGGTGGGCGCTGATCATGTCGAACTGA
- a CDS encoding winged helix-turn-helix domain-containing protein, protein MNGFVWRFAGLEYSSFRGLSKDGVQIPVGPQARQLLELLLESKGAVVSKAEIGERLWPGRPVSDDSIDRCAYLLRKPLRVAGYGDLIATAYGRGLSLRASIETSDKENGEQPTKGAMDLRVFDLWQTAYELAGSLTRDGFARAQEAIFAVGDHGDPSPALWSLSASIAASRVTLGYLRPMDGAVIIERDAGRALAMAPDFVPALSILGWSCATLRGRLDEGLAMLDRAVSGDPLYSKARGHRSWALVWRQRLDEAIEEINAALRIAPYDRAHLTMRAWLAFCAGDIDGGARLAEEGARLRPDAAVLRSVLALTESLSDHHAEAEAAARRSLQQAPENPILQAVLAYVLARAGRLDEAEAALASACADGAAPPYIFLSAAQLALGREEAASAALRRAREEGCPWFAFAAYEPRLEPLRAEIAQMGPEVGADG, encoded by the coding sequence ATGAACGGTTTTGTCTGGCGATTTGCCGGTTTGGAATACAGCTCCTTCAGAGGGCTCTCGAAAGATGGCGTCCAGATTCCGGTCGGGCCACAGGCGCGTCAACTTTTGGAATTGCTGCTCGAATCGAAAGGCGCCGTCGTCTCCAAGGCGGAGATCGGCGAACGGCTGTGGCCGGGACGCCCTGTTTCCGACGACTCCATCGACCGCTGCGCCTATCTGCTGCGCAAGCCTCTCAGGGTCGCCGGATATGGCGATCTGATCGCCACCGCCTATGGCCGAGGCCTGTCGCTGCGCGCATCGATCGAAACCAGCGACAAGGAAAACGGCGAGCAGCCGACGAAAGGCGCAATGGACCTGCGCGTCTTCGATCTCTGGCAGACCGCCTATGAACTTGCCGGAAGCCTGACCCGCGACGGCTTCGCGCGCGCGCAGGAAGCCATTTTCGCGGTTGGCGATCACGGCGACCCGTCGCCCGCGCTCTGGTCGCTCTCCGCAAGCATCGCCGCGAGTCGGGTGACGCTCGGTTATCTCCGGCCGATGGATGGCGCCGTCATCATCGAGCGGGACGCGGGCCGCGCGCTGGCGATGGCGCCGGATTTCGTGCCGGCGCTCTCGATCCTCGGCTGGTCGTGCGCGACGCTGCGGGGGCGGCTCGACGAGGGTCTTGCGATGCTCGACCGCGCCGTGTCCGGCGACCCGCTCTACAGCAAGGCGCGCGGCCATCGAAGCTGGGCGCTCGTCTGGCGCCAGCGGCTCGACGAGGCGATTGAAGAGATCAACGCGGCTTTGCGCATTGCGCCCTATGACCGCGCCCATCTGACGATGCGCGCCTGGCTGGCCTTCTGCGCCGGCGACATAGACGGCGGCGCGCGTCTGGCCGAGGAAGGGGCGCGGTTGCGGCCGGACGCCGCCGTGCTGCGCAGCGTCCTCGCGCTCACCGAAAGTCTCTCGGACCACCATGCCGAGGCCGAAGCGGCGGCGCGCCGCAGCCTTCAGCAAGCCCCCGAAAACCCGATCCTGCAAGCCGTGCTGGCTTATGTCCTCGCCCGCGCCGGCCGACTCGACGAGGCCGAGGCGGCGCTGGCGTCGGCCTGCGCCGATGGGGCCGCGCCGCCCTATATTTTCCTGTCGGCGGCGCAACTTGCTCTCGGTCGGGAAGAGGCCGCGAGCGCGGCGCTGCGCCGTGCGCGCGAAGAGGGGTGCCCGTGGTTCGCGTTTGCGGCCTATGAGCCGCGTCTGGAGCCGCTGCGCGCGGAGATTGCGCAGATGGGCCCTGAGGTGGGCGCGGATGGTTGA
- a CDS encoding DUF1467 family protein gives MPFPLPLALAIYVTIWWIVLFAVLPFGVRSADEAGEELPEGSDPGAPVAPQLVKKAAATTVIAAVIFGFVALAANYVAR, from the coding sequence ATGCCCTTCCCGCTCCCGCTCGCCCTGGCGATTTACGTGACGATCTGGTGGATCGTCCTGTTCGCCGTTCTGCCGTTCGGGGTACGCTCGGCGGACGAGGCGGGCGAGGAGTTGCCGGAGGGGAGCGATCCCGGCGCGCCGGTCGCCCCGCAGCTTGTGAAAAAGGCCGCCGCCACCACGGTGATCGCGGCGGTGATTTTCGGCTTCGTGGCGCTCGCCGCCAATTATGTGGCGCGATAG
- a CDS encoding polyphenol oxidase family protein, with protein MSHPPALAAANLALPGVRHAFFTREGGVSDGVYGSLNGGVGSRDEPARVAENRARMAGRVGVAPERLLVPFQIHSADALTVSEPWAPEARPRCDGLVTREAGLALGVTGADCGMLLFADARAGVIGACHAGWKGAFTGMIEATIAAMEAQGARRADTHVALGPAIGPGSYEVGPEFSERFLEADRDYARFFAPSPRAGHSMFDLQGFIAMRVTRLEPASFEALGVDTYADEARCFSYRRSVHRQEPDYGRLVSAIALAG; from the coding sequence ATGTCGCATCCGCCTGCGCTCGCCGCCGCCAATCTCGCTCTGCCCGGCGTGCGCCACGCCTTCTTCACCCGCGAGGGAGGCGTCTCCGACGGCGTCTACGGTTCACTGAACGGCGGCGTCGGCTCCAGGGACGAACCGGCGCGCGTCGCCGAGAATCGCGCCCGCATGGCCGGCCGCGTCGGCGTCGCCCCCGAGCGCCTGCTGGTGCCGTTCCAGATTCACTCCGCCGACGCGCTGACCGTCTCCGAACCCTGGGCGCCCGAGGCGCGGCCGCGCTGCGACGGCCTCGTGACGCGCGAAGCCGGCCTTGCGCTCGGCGTCACCGGCGCGGACTGCGGCATGCTGCTCTTCGCCGATGCGCGGGCGGGCGTGATCGGCGCCTGCCACGCCGGCTGGAAAGGCGCCTTCACCGGCATGATCGAAGCGACCATCGCCGCCATGGAGGCGCAGGGCGCGCGCCGCGCCGACACCCATGTCGCGCTGGGACCGGCGATCGGCCCCGGAAGCTATGAGGTGGGGCCTGAATTCTCCGAGCGCTTCCTCGAGGCCGACCGCGATTACGCCCGCTTCTTCGCGCCGTCCCCCCGCGCGGGCCACAGCATGTTCGACCTGCAAGGCTTCATCGCGATGCGGGTGACGCGGCTGGAGCCGGCGTCTTTCGAGGCGCTGGGCGTCGACACTTACGCCGATGAGGCGCGCTGCTTCAGCTATCGGCGCAGCGTGCATCGGCAGGAGCCGGATTACGGGCGGCTCGTTTCGGCGATTGCGCTGGCGGGTTAG
- a CDS encoding NnrU family protein yields the protein MLILILGLALFIGVHVFSTLRGPRAALVEKYGAQTYKGAYSAVALLGLVLIVWGFSRYRAEGLIQIWDPPHWMRHIAMPLVWVAFVAIASRRAPPSRIRGWLRHPTLVGLKSWAAAHLLVNGDLGGMIMFGSLLGFAVYDRIAVKRRGDLGAERVGAFTKGDAIALGAGTAVYALFLVLHPYLFGVPVLGG from the coding sequence ATGCTTATTTTGATCCTGGGACTCGCGCTTTTCATTGGCGTTCACGTCTTCTCCACGCTGCGCGGCCCGCGCGCGGCGCTTGTCGAAAAATACGGGGCGCAGACCTACAAGGGCGCCTATTCGGCGGTCGCCCTTCTCGGGCTCGTCCTCATCGTCTGGGGCTTCTCGCGCTATCGCGCCGAAGGGCTCATCCAGATATGGGACCCGCCGCACTGGATGCGCCACATCGCCATGCCGCTTGTCTGGGTCGCCTTCGTGGCGATCGCCAGTCGCCGCGCGCCGCCCTCGCGCATTCGCGGCTGGCTGCGTCACCCGACGCTCGTCGGGCTCAAGAGCTGGGCGGCCGCGCATCTGCTGGTGAATGGCGATCTCGGCGGCATGATCATGTTCGGCTCGCTGCTGGGCTTCGCCGTCTATGATCGCATTGCGGTCAAGCGGCGCGGCGATCTGGGCGCGGAGCGCGTGGGCGCCTTCACGAAGGGCGACGCCATTGCGCTCGGCGCCGGCACGGCGGTCTATGCGCTGTTCCTCGTGCTGCATCCCTATCTGTTCGGCGTGCCCGTTCTCGGCGGCTGA
- a CDS encoding glutamate--tRNA ligase, with translation MTSPIVRFAPSPTGRIHIGNARVALINYLFAHAHNGRFILRFDDTDFARSTEEFAAAIEVDLAWLGVAPDAVFRQSARVALYEAAAAKLRADGRLYPCYETPEELEKRRKMQQARGLPPVYDRAALRLSDADRAKLAAEGRRPHWRFRLEPGVVEWVDLIRGPSHIDCAALSDPVLIREDGSFLYTLPSVADDIDMKITHVIRGEDHVTNTAVQLQLFAALAPQATPPLFAHHNLLIGAGGEGLSKRTGSLSIGSLREEGFEAMAVAALATLTGSSDNVHAVRSLADLGRHFDISHISRNPARFDPDDLETLTHRTLALFTFEDVRERLAALDVVGHKAEPLWLAARGNLRRFDDFLTWWRVVEGEIDAGREDPDFLAQAAERLPAEPWDDSTWSTWTSDLKTAAGRKGKALFHPLRLALTGAESGPELAALLPLIGRAKALARLVG, from the coding sequence ATGACCTCTCCCATCGTTCGTTTCGCGCCCTCGCCCACCGGCCGCATCCATATCGGCAATGCGCGCGTGGCGCTGATCAACTACCTCTTTGCTCATGCGCACAATGGACGATTCATACTGCGGTTCGATGACACGGATTTCGCCCGGTCCACCGAGGAATTCGCCGCCGCGATCGAGGTGGACCTGGCCTGGCTGGGGGTCGCCCCCGACGCCGTCTTCCGCCAGTCCGCCCGCGTCGCGCTCTACGAGGCGGCGGCGGCGAAGCTGCGGGCCGACGGCCGCCTCTACCCCTGCTACGAGACCCCCGAGGAGCTGGAGAAGCGCCGCAAGATGCAGCAGGCGCGCGGACTGCCGCCCGTCTACGACCGCGCCGCGCTGCGGCTCTCCGACGCCGACCGGGCGAAGCTGGCGGCCGAGGGGCGGCGCCCGCACTGGCGCTTCCGGCTGGAGCCGGGCGTCGTCGAATGGGTCGACCTCATCCGCGGGCCGAGCCATATCGATTGCGCGGCGCTCTCCGATCCGGTGCTGATCCGCGAGGATGGCAGCTTCCTCTACACCCTGCCCTCCGTGGCCGACGACATCGACATGAAGATCACCCATGTCATTCGCGGCGAGGATCACGTCACCAACACGGCTGTGCAACTGCAGCTCTTCGCGGCGCTGGCTCCGCAGGCGACGCCGCCGCTCTTCGCCCATCACAATCTGCTGATCGGCGCCGGCGGCGAAGGACTGTCGAAACGCACCGGCTCGCTCTCCATCGGCTCGCTGCGCGAGGAGGGCTTCGAGGCCATGGCGGTCGCGGCGCTCGCGACCCTCACCGGCTCCTCCGACAATGTCCACGCCGTGCGCTCGCTCGCCGACCTCGGGCGGCATTTCGATATTTCGCACATCTCGCGCAATCCGGCGCGCTTCGATCCCGACGATCTCGAAACGCTCACCCATCGCACTTTGGCGCTGTTTACCTTCGAGGATGTGCGCGAGCGTCTCGCGGCGCTCGACGTCGTCGGCCACAAGGCCGAGCCGCTGTGGCTCGCCGCGCGCGGCAATCTCCGGCGCTTCGACGATTTTCTGACATGGTGGCGCGTGGTCGAGGGTGAGATCGACGCGGGCCGCGAAGACCCCGATTTTCTCGCGCAGGCGGCCGAACGTCTCCCCGCCGAGCCATGGGACGACAGCACCTGGTCGACATGGACGAGCGATCTCAAAACCGCCGCCGGCCGCAAGGGCAAGGCGCTGTTCCATCCGCTGCGGCTCGCGTTGACGGGCGCCGAAAGCGGACCGGAACTCGCCGCGCTCCTGCCGCTGATCGGTCGCGCGAAAGCGCTGGCGCGACTTGTCGGCTGA
- a CDS encoding class I SAM-dependent methyltransferase — translation MNALKQEIATLIAHEGPITLERYMTLCLGHPRYGYYMTRDPFGAAGDFVTAPEISQMFGELLGVWASEAWRFAGAPAPTRLIELGPGRGTLMSDVLRVARIAPAFLDAITVHLVETSPLLRRLQEQTLAQAPKMVSWSGDVNETPPGPAIILANEFFDALPVRHYVRTLSGWRERLIGLNASGGLVFGLADEIEPALMAPAREGSIIEVSPASQRVMGDIAARLAREGGVLLVVDYGYPETSLGDSLQAVAKHAYVDPLAEPGEADLTAHVDFAALARAARAEGAKVMGPVTQAQFLLQLGIERRAQTLMKKATPEQAQAILDAFDRLTGVKDPRRQMGGLFKVMAVTHPDMPDLPGFIV, via the coding sequence ATGAATGCGCTGAAACAGGAAATCGCCACGCTGATCGCCCATGAGGGGCCCATCACGCTCGAACGCTACATGACGCTGTGCCTTGGCCATCCGCGCTACGGCTATTACATGACCCGCGATCCGTTCGGCGCGGCCGGTGATTTTGTGACGGCGCCCGAAATCAGCCAGATGTTCGGCGAGCTGCTCGGGGTCTGGGCGAGCGAAGCCTGGCGGTTTGCCGGCGCGCCCGCGCCCACGCGGCTGATCGAGCTCGGCCCCGGACGCGGCACGCTCATGTCGGATGTGCTGCGCGTCGCGCGCATCGCGCCCGCCTTCCTCGACGCAATCACCGTGCATCTCGTGGAGACCAGCCCGCTCCTGCGCCGCCTTCAGGAGCAGACGCTGGCGCAGGCGCCGAAGATGGTGAGCTGGAGCGGCGACGTCAACGAAACGCCGCCGGGTCCGGCGATCATCCTCGCCAATGAGTTTTTCGACGCCCTGCCCGTGCGCCATTACGTGCGCACGCTGTCCGGCTGGCGCGAGCGGCTCATCGGCCTCAACGCCTCTGGCGGGCTTGTCTTCGGCCTCGCCGACGAGATCGAGCCCGCGCTGATGGCGCCGGCGCGCGAAGGCTCGATCATCGAGGTGAGCCCGGCGAGCCAGCGCGTCATGGGCGACATCGCCGCGCGACTGGCGCGCGAGGGCGGCGTGCTGCTGGTGGTCGACTACGGCTATCCGGAAACCTCGCTCGGCGACAGTCTGCAGGCGGTGGCGAAACACGCTTATGTCGATCCGCTCGCGGAGCCTGGCGAGGCCGATCTCACCGCGCATGTGGACTTCGCGGCGCTCGCCCGCGCCGCCCGCGCGGAAGGCGCGAAAGTCATGGGGCCGGTGACGCAGGCGCAATTCCTTTTGCAGCTCGGCATCGAACGCCGCGCGCAGACCCTCATGAAGAAAGCCACGCCGGAGCAGGCGCAAGCCATCCTCGACGCCTTCGACCGCCTCACCGGCGTCAAGGACCCGCGCCGACAGATGGGCGGGCTGTTCAAGGTGATGGCGGTGACCCATCCCGACATGCCCGATCTGCCGGGCTTCATCGTCTGA
- a CDS encoding multicopper oxidase family protein, which produces MRNKFALTRRGFLMSAAALAASSDAFGVGMQPHAPRMASETFNPDVDLELVCKRDLVPVLPGKPTQVWRYSGNLLKGPEQTLTAPPDSYLGPLLRLTKGQKVRIRLRNELPEQTITHWHGLHVPMDADGHPMAAIESGQTYVYEFEVKNRASFNFYHPHTHEATATQVYHGLAGGILIEDEEERALGLPSGAYEIPLVIQDRSFDDANQLAYWGGMHRNMFGFYGERILVNGRPNYTIDVDSRTYRLRLLNGSNARIYKLMWDDGTPLTVIGVDGGLLEKPEKRPYVMFAPAERIDLWVDFSGRPVGSKLVMRSGEFSGLVPPMAQRMMGGGLFVGDDYPLFAATVTRAVSDSPKLPEKLATIRHSRREELANPDRPRPIALTMGHMQLALNGRTYESDNVMDIERIPVGTTQLFEIYHDHGGGMGGMGMGGMGMGGGMMGGMGGMGMMGMMDMAHPVHLHGEPFEVLSRVYEGRDADAYATVRDGLIDSGLKDTVLVGPGEVIRIAKPFNDYKGRFMYHCHNLEHEDMGMMREFSVE; this is translated from the coding sequence ATGCGCAACAAATTCGCCCTCACACGGCGTGGCTTTCTGATGTCGGCGGCGGCGCTCGCCGCCTCTTCCGACGCTTTCGGCGTCGGCATGCAGCCGCATGCGCCGCGCATGGCCAGCGAGACGTTCAATCCTGACGTCGACCTCGAGCTTGTCTGCAAGCGCGATCTGGTTCCGGTGCTGCCCGGCAAGCCGACCCAGGTCTGGCGCTATTCCGGCAATCTCCTCAAGGGGCCCGAACAGACGCTGACGGCGCCGCCGGACAGTTATCTCGGTCCGCTGCTGCGCCTGACGAAAGGGCAGAAAGTCCGCATCCGTCTGCGCAATGAATTGCCGGAACAAACCATCACCCATTGGCATGGACTGCATGTGCCGATGGACGCCGACGGTCATCCGATGGCCGCGATCGAATCGGGCCAGACTTATGTCTACGAGTTCGAGGTGAAAAACCGCGCGAGCTTCAATTTCTACCATCCGCATACGCATGAGGCGACGGCGACGCAGGTCTATCACGGCCTCGCGGGCGGCATCCTCATCGAGGATGAGGAAGAGCGCGCGCTGGGCCTGCCCTCGGGCGCCTATGAGATTCCGCTCGTCATTCAGGACCGCTCCTTCGACGACGCCAATCAGCTCGCCTATTGGGGCGGCATGCATCGAAACATGTTCGGTTTCTATGGCGAGCGCATTCTCGTCAATGGACGCCCGAATTACACGATCGACGTGGACAGCCGCACCTATCGCCTGCGCCTGCTCAACGGATCGAACGCGCGAATCTACAAGCTGATGTGGGACGACGGCACGCCGCTTACCGTGATCGGCGTCGATGGCGGCCTATTGGAAAAGCCGGAAAAACGTCCCTATGTCATGTTCGCGCCTGCCGAGCGCATCGATCTGTGGGTCGATTTCAGCGGACGTCCGGTCGGCTCGAAACTCGTCATGCGCAGCGGCGAGTTCTCGGGGCTCGTGCCGCCGATGGCCCAGCGCATGATGGGCGGCGGGCTCTTTGTCGGCGATGATTATCCGCTGTTCGCCGCGACAGTGACGCGCGCTGTGAGCGACAGTCCGAAACTGCCCGAGAAGCTCGCCACGATCCGTCACTCCCGCAGGGAGGAACTGGCCAACCCGGATCGTCCCCGCCCGATCGCGCTGACGATGGGCCATATGCAGCTCGCGCTCAACGGACGCACTTACGAATCCGACAACGTCATGGACATCGAGCGCATTCCCGTCGGCACGACGCAGCTCTTCGAGATCTATCACGATCATGGCGGCGGCATGGGTGGAATGGGCATGGGTGGAATGGGCATGGGCGGCGGCATGATGGGTGGAATGGGCGGCATGGGAATGATGGGCATGATGGACATGGCGCATCCCGTCCATCTGCATGGCGAACCCTTCGAGGTCCTGAGTCGTGTTTATGAAGGTCGGGACGCCGACGCCTATGCGACGGTGCGGGATGGCCTGATCGACAGCGGGCTCAAGGACACCGTGCTCGTCGGCCCCGGCGAGGTCATCCGCATCGCAAAGCCCTTCAATGATTACAAGGGCCGCTTCATGTATCACTGCCACAACCTCGAACATGAGGACATGGGCATGATGCGGGAGTTTTCAGTAGAGTAA